A single genomic interval of Methanocalculus natronophilus harbors:
- a CDS encoding PAS domain S-box protein, with protein sequence MPPTGNPVFRLLLVDDEPTLLDVGKYFLEKSGVFSVTVVDNAEDALFLLREQHFDAIVSDYQMSRMDGISLLQYLREMDSQTPFIILTGRGREEVVIDALNSGADFYIQKGGSPAALFAELSRKIEYAIQRKQAEAALWRSTEIFRTLVEQSYEGIIIVDYNGRILFANPRASAIIESDPGIDTNDNINALDFIIPPAERERAVSALAGVRNENEPYYLQYRIKTLRGNELVVECIGNEIEFGTRPAVLLSIRDITGQIEAETAIKESEKRLRAIFKHTPVSLILVSLEDGVFVDVNDMFEESFGYSRDEVIGKTVEEPGLLVADEKWDAFYSKLREERVVRGMELRFRKKSGEIGICRISSNFITIENRPCILSSVEDITDITDITNTRASDSG encoded by the coding sequence ATGCCGCCAACCGGGAACCCGGTTTTCCGCCTTCTCCTCGTGGATGATGAACCTACGCTTCTGGATGTGGGAAAGTATTTTCTGGAAAAATCCGGAGTTTTTTCTGTAACTGTTGTGGATAATGCAGAGGACGCTCTTTTTCTCCTCAGGGAACAGCATTTTGATGCGATAGTCTCCGATTACCAGATGTCGCGTATGGATGGGATCTCGCTTCTCCAGTATCTCCGTGAGATGGACAGCCAGACTCCCTTCATCATCTTAACCGGAAGGGGAAGGGAGGAGGTGGTGATCGATGCCTTAAACAGCGGCGCAGACTTCTATATCCAGAAAGGTGGAAGCCCGGCAGCCCTGTTTGCAGAACTCAGCAGAAAGATCGAATACGCCATTCAGAGGAAACAGGCAGAGGCAGCACTCTGGAGGAGCACAGAGATATTCAGGACCCTGGTTGAACAATCATACGAAGGGATCATCATCGTGGACTATAATGGACGGATCCTCTTTGCAAACCCCAGGGCATCAGCGATAATTGAGAGCGATCCTGGTATAGACACAAACGACAACATCAATGCACTTGATTTCATCATCCCCCCAGCAGAGCGGGAGAGAGCCGTTTCAGCTCTTGCCGGGGTCCGGAATGAGAATGAACCATATTATCTCCAGTACCGGATTAAGACACTCAGGGGAAATGAGTTGGTCGTTGAATGTATCGGGAATGAAATTGAATTTGGTACGAGACCCGCAGTCCTCTTATCTATCAGGGATATAACCGGGCAGATTGAAGCTGAAACTGCTATAAAAGAATCCGAGAAGAGGCTGAGGGCAATTTTTAAGCACACCCCGGTCTCCCTGATACTCGTCTCCCTTGAAGACGGGGTGTTTGTGGATGTCAATGATATGTTTGAGGAGAGCTTTGGCTACTCCCGGGATGAGGTGATCGGAAAGACTGTTGAAGAACCTGGTCTTCTTGTTGCCGATGAAAAATGGGATGCTTTCTATTCAAAACTCAGGGAAGAACGGGTTGTCAGGGGCATGGAACTGCGCTTCCGAAAAAAGTCAGGCGAGATAGGTATCTGCCGTATCTCTTCAAATTTCATCACAATAGAGAACAGACCCTGCATACTCTCTTCAGTCGAGGATATAACGGATATAACGGATATAACTAATACCAGGGCTTCTGATTCGGGGTAA
- a CDS encoding ATP-binding protein, protein MLHQPELVSPAIESHNDYYCNHYRYNYCWGFPKVVLADWDLKKEEILSYFNTILLHDILARYNLRNYGMLKKMVEYLLTNDTKQNSVHSISKALSYNYTTVSGYLDYLKATYMIAELRNYDYSLKKQLRSDLKYYCIDTGFVNAVSFLFSDNIGRLYENIIFNEFVRRGQGTGLFYLNEGGQGGYECDFIIQEKGRITALYQVCYELHDQNMEREVAGLIMACKKFGLPGGTIITEHQQKTMMVDGLKIEVIPITAFLVGFG, encoded by the coding sequence GTGCTCCATCAGCCTGAGCTCGTCTCTCCTGCCATAGAATCTCATAATGATTATTATTGTAATCATTATAGATATAATTATTGTTGGGGGTTTCCGAAGGTCGTACTTGCTGACTGGGATCTGAAGAAGGAAGAGATCCTCTCATACTTCAACACGATCCTGCTGCATGATATCCTGGCACGATATAACCTGAGAAACTATGGTATGCTGAAGAAAATGGTCGAATATCTCCTGACAAATGATACGAAACAGAACAGCGTCCACAGTATCAGTAAGGCGCTTTCGTACAACTACACCACCGTATCCGGGTATCTCGATTACCTCAAAGCAACATATATGATAGCAGAGCTCCGGAACTATGATTACTCCCTGAAGAAGCAGCTGAGAAGTGATCTGAAATACTATTGTATCGACACCGGATTTGTCAATGCCGTCTCGTTCCTCTTCTCCGACAATATCGGCCGGCTATATGAGAACATCATCTTCAACGAGTTCGTCCGCCGGGGGCAGGGAACAGGGCTCTTCTATCTCAATGAAGGGGGTCAGGGCGGGTATGAATGTGATTTTATCATACAGGAGAAGGGCCGGATCACCGCTCTCTATCAGGTCTGCTATGAGCTGCATGATCAGAATATGGAGCGGGAGGTTGCCGGTCTCATCATGGCCTGCAAAAAGTTCGGCCTACCGGGGGGAACGATCATCACAGAACACCAGCAGAAGACCATGATGGTGGATGGATTGAAGATTGAGGTCATTCCCATAACGGCGTTTCTGGTGGGTTTTGGGTAA
- a CDS encoding PAS domain S-box protein, translating into MKSTGTGELPVSVLYVDDEPALLEIGKLFLEQAGDITVTTAEGAEEAIQLIKGRHFDGIVSDYQMPGMDGIAFLKHLRESGNTIPFIIFTGKGREEVVIEALNSGADFYLQKGGDPKSQFAELTNMIRAAISHKMAEKLAKETEKRLYDIIQFLPDPTFAIDSSGVVIAWNHAIEEMTGIAAQDMVGKGNYEYAVPVYGERRPILIDLVSIADDELLQSKYASIRREGDILIAEIAMPGQSGGYAIFAGKASPLYNEDGEVVGAIETLRDITEQRRSEEALQESEERYRLTLDAANDGIWDWDITSGSAFFSDRWYTMLGYKPGEMPGSYATWRSLVHPDDLKRAEDFIQNHIREEKGSFQLEFRMLTKDGGWRWILARGRIVSRDAEGKPLRLLGTHTDITGRKETEKALEESERLYRLITENMTETITIMDLSFRFRYVSPSIEALRGYTVLEALSQSLEDILAPDSLAIAHQTFHEAMAREAAGEPVGVMSLDLETYHRDGRTIWVNNTMTVLRDSDGVATAILIVGRDVTERKRAELDADRNNRLIEAMLDGIPDIVGVQLPDHTILRYNKAGYEILGLTPGEVEGRRCFEIIGRTSPCEDCATTQAVRSKKLETVERYIPEFGKYLECTSNPVLDENGEVEQVIEILHDITGWKESEEELLRSEERFKTIFMESPVSIIIHDRDSGGIIDANTKACSSYGISSVEELKAHDFWMEPPYSFNEAYALLQKAAAEGPQEFEWQSRSVTGERFWEQVRLITVVIGGVERILAIAVDITEQKRAEEALLATERRFRTLFENMTAGFVLFEVIGDETNSPVDLRILEANKGFATIAGLKTEDIIGKSLTEVLPGIEHDRADWIKRYGNVAQTGVPLRFEQGSELLGIEFDIAAYQVEPGQCAVTFSDITKRKRQEEELEGFFTVNLDLLCIADLDGNFIKTNEAWSTILGYSTRELNTRKFLDFVHPEDMQATLDAIADLKRGEEVLNFTNRYLCKDGSYRHIEWRSHPKGNLIYAAARDITERVAAEEALQEANKKLSLLSSITRHDILNNIMILKGYIELGSDMSSNPKLTGYLNEMEKATSSIQKQIEFTRLYEEIGVTVPAWQTIDDLIGLIDTPHIPIQHCCHGIAVFADPMIEKVFFNLMTNTIRHAEGASRVTICCEEQDGRLAILWEDDGPGIPDDQKERIFERGVGKNTGFGLFLSREILSITGIAITECGAYGTGARFEMVVPKTGWKREQGDSKLGS; encoded by the coding sequence ATGAAAAGCACCGGAACCGGGGAACTGCCTGTCTCCGTTCTCTATGTTGATGACGAGCCTGCACTCCTTGAGATAGGGAAACTCTTCCTTGAACAGGCAGGTGATATTACCGTTACAACAGCGGAGGGTGCAGAAGAAGCAATCCAGCTCATTAAAGGCCGCCATTTTGATGGAATCGTCTCTGATTACCAGATGCCTGGTATGGATGGGATCGCGTTTCTCAAACACCTGAGGGAATCCGGTAATACCATTCCTTTCATAATCTTCACCGGGAAAGGGCGTGAGGAGGTGGTGATCGAAGCCTTAAACAGCGGCGCGGACTTCTACCTCCAGAAAGGCGGCGATCCGAAGTCCCAGTTTGCCGAACTCACCAATATGATCCGCGCCGCCATCAGCCATAAGATGGCTGAAAAACTCGCAAAAGAGACGGAGAAACGGCTCTACGATATCATCCAGTTCCTCCCTGACCCCACATTCGCAATCGATTCTTCCGGAGTGGTAATCGCCTGGAACCATGCAATCGAGGAGATGACCGGCATTGCTGCACAGGATATGGTTGGAAAGGGCAATTACGAATATGCTGTTCCCGTTTACGGGGAACGCCGGCCGATCCTGATCGATCTCGTATCAATCGCTGATGATGAATTACTGCAATCAAAATACGCTTCCATCAGGAGGGAGGGGGATATCCTCATTGCCGAGATAGCAATGCCAGGACAGAGTGGGGGATACGCCATCTTCGCCGGAAAGGCATCCCCCCTCTATAATGAGGATGGAGAGGTCGTCGGGGCAATCGAGACATTACGCGATATTACAGAACAGAGGCGCTCTGAAGAGGCACTCCAGGAGAGCGAGGAGCGGTACCGTCTCACACTGGATGCAGCCAATGACGGAATCTGGGACTGGGATATTACAAGTGGCAGCGCCTTCTTCAGTGACCGCTGGTATACGATGCTTGGGTACAAACCAGGCGAGATGCCGGGATCATATGCAACATGGAGATCGCTTGTTCACCCAGACGATCTGAAGCGGGCTGAAGATTTTATCCAGAACCATATCAGGGAGGAAAAAGGAAGTTTCCAGCTTGAGTTCCGGATGCTGACAAAAGATGGCGGCTGGAGATGGATCCTTGCCCGCGGCAGGATCGTCAGCCGCGATGCAGAGGGAAAGCCTCTCCGGCTCCTTGGAACCCATACCGATATCACCGGGCGGAAGGAGACTGAGAAAGCATTAGAGGAGAGCGAGCGGCTGTACCGGCTGATCACCGAGAATATGACCGAGACGATAACGATCATGGATCTCTCGTTCCGGTTCAGGTACGTCAGCCCGTCAATTGAAGCCCTGCGGGGATATACAGTTCTGGAAGCTCTCTCTCAGTCTCTGGAAGATATTCTGGCACCAGATTCCCTGGCGATTGCCCACCAGACATTCCATGAGGCAATGGCTCGTGAGGCTGCCGGAGAACCTGTTGGGGTTATGAGCCTCGATCTTGAAACCTACCACAGGGATGGAAGAACGATCTGGGTGAATAATACCATGACCGTCCTTCGTGACAGCGATGGGGTTGCCACAGCAATCCTCATCGTCGGCAGGGATGTGACCGAAAGGAAGAGAGCTGAACTTGATGCTGACAGGAACAACCGCCTCATTGAAGCGATGCTGGACGGCATCCCTGATATCGTCGGCGTCCAGCTGCCGGATCATACGATCCTCAGGTACAATAAGGCAGGCTATGAGATACTTGGCCTGACACCAGGGGAGGTTGAAGGGAGGAGATGTTTTGAGATCATCGGCCGGACAAGCCCCTGCGAGGACTGTGCCACAACGCAGGCAGTCAGATCAAAGAAGCTGGAGACCGTCGAGAGATACATCCCAGAATTTGGAAAGTATCTGGAATGCACGAGCAACCCGGTTCTTGATGAGAACGGCGAGGTCGAGCAGGTAATCGAGATCCTCCATGATATAACCGGGTGGAAAGAGTCCGAAGAGGAGCTTCTCAGAAGCGAGGAGCGGTTCAAAACCATCTTTATGGAATCCCCGGTATCTATTATTATCCATGATCGTGACTCTGGCGGGATCATTGACGCGAATACAAAAGCATGTTCCAGTTATGGCATCTCTTCAGTTGAAGAGCTGAAAGCACATGATTTCTGGATGGAACCGCCGTATTCCTTCAATGAGGCCTATGCCTTGCTGCAGAAGGCAGCAGCAGAAGGGCCGCAGGAGTTTGAGTGGCAGAGCCGCTCTGTGACAGGGGAGCGGTTCTGGGAACAGGTCCGGCTGATCACTGTGGTCATCGGTGGCGTGGAACGAATCCTGGCGATAGCTGTTGATATCACAGAGCAGAAGCGTGCGGAGGAAGCACTGCTTGCCACTGAAAGGCGCTTCAGAACCCTTTTTGAGAACATGACTGCCGGTTTTGTCCTCTTTGAGGTTATCGGGGATGAAACAAACAGTCCTGTGGATCTTCGCATTCTCGAAGCAAATAAAGGTTTTGCTACCATTGCCGGATTAAAGACAGAGGATATCATAGGCAAATCATTAACAGAAGTATTACCCGGAATAGAGCATGACCGGGCAGATTGGATCAAAAGGTATGGAAACGTTGCGCAGACCGGGGTGCCGCTACGGTTTGAGCAGGGATCAGAGCTCCTTGGTATCGAGTTTGATATCGCTGCCTACCAGGTCGAGCCAGGCCAGTGTGCTGTAACATTTTCAGACATCACCAAACGGAAGAGACAGGAAGAGGAACTGGAAGGCTTTTTCACAGTTAATCTGGATTTGTTGTGCATCGCCGACCTGGATGGAAACTTCATAAAGACCAATGAGGCATGGAGTACTATTCTTGGGTATTCAACCAGGGAACTTAATACAAGGAAGTTCCTTGATTTTGTGCATCCAGAGGATATGCAGGCCACTCTCGATGCCATTGCCGATCTCAAACGGGGTGAGGAGGTCCTGAACTTCACCAACCGCTATCTCTGTAAAGACGGTTCATACCGGCATATCGAGTGGCGGTCACATCCCAAAGGCAACCTGATTTACGCGGCTGCACGGGATATCACCGAGCGGGTAGCCGCTGAGGAAGCACTCCAGGAAGCAAACAAAAAACTCAGCCTGCTCAGCTCCATCACCCGTCATGATATTCTGAATAATATCATGATACTGAAGGGATATATTGAGCTTGGCAGCGATATGAGCAGCAATCCGAAACTCACCGGATATCTCAATGAGATGGAGAAGGCAACATCTTCCATACAGAAACAGATAGAATTTACACGATTATACGAGGAGATTGGTGTCACGGTGCCTGCCTGGCAGACCATAGATGATCTCATCGGATTGATTGATACACCACACATTCCCATCCAGCACTGTTGTCACGGTATCGCTGTCTTTGCTGATCCGATGATCGAGAAGGTCTTTTTCAACCTGATGACAAATACCATCCGGCATGCAGAGGGGGCAAGCCGGGTAACCATTTGCTGCGAGGAGCAGGATGGGAGGCTTGCGATCCTATGGGAAGATGACGGGCCGGGGATCCCGGATGATCAGAAAGAGCGAATATTTGAGCGGGGCGTTGGCAAAAACACAGGCTTTGGCCTCTTCCTCTCGCGTGAGATCCTCTCGATCACCGGGATTGCAATTACCGAGTGCGGAGCGTATGGGACTGGGGCGAGGTTTGAGATGGTAGTGCCAAAAACGGGATGGAAAAGAGAGCAGGGAGACTCCAAATTGGGATCATGA
- a CDS encoding ATP-binding protein, protein MRFYGRRDELRLMEHLYAQSPSFLVVTGRRRVGKTELILEFCKEKPAIYFYVDANKSIGSLLEEFSRLMRETLNLPGYVRLETPEAFLEFLFSYREPLVVVFDEFQRFQKIDPSFISQLQRYWDTSRRNSSLFIIVSGSSVGMIREIFLSGGAPLFKRADTILTLKPFGPEECLAILGDIGVLEPDDRLDLYLLFGGAIYYYTYLEKFGCTDMESALSRLLLNDFAPLAYEMRDIVVEVFGREHATYYEILAAIASGKQSQKEIADAIHIAPTSLPTYLRDLIDLLGIIEYRTPVTERGRRSKMGRYIFSDNFFRFYARYIYRNRSLYQSGRYGKLLNLIQDEWKGFSGFAFEEMVRTLLRESLIPEYDAVGSWWNRRGDEIDLLALSGGADLVVEIKNTTLTRSEAYSLLTSLQAKLPAVQGLSEQVTLGIAAREIEDREELREEGFYCMEIEEMLGQNTMKKAKET, encoded by the coding sequence ATGAGATTCTATGGCAGGAGAGACGAGCTCAGGCTGATGGAGCACCTCTATGCACAGAGCCCTTCATTCCTCGTCGTCACCGGCAGGCGGCGGGTTGGAAAGACTGAGCTGATCCTTGAGTTCTGTAAAGAGAAGCCTGCCATCTACTTCTATGTTGATGCAAACAAGAGCATCGGAAGCCTGCTGGAAGAATTCTCCCGGCTGATGAGAGAGACCCTGAATCTCCCAGGCTATGTCAGGCTGGAAACACCGGAAGCCTTCCTTGAATTCCTCTTCTCGTACAGGGAGCCGCTTGTTGTCGTCTTCGATGAGTTCCAGCGGTTCCAGAAGATTGATCCCTCCTTCATCTCACAGCTCCAGCGGTATTGGGACACCTCACGGCGTAACTCCAGCCTCTTCATCATTGTATCGGGATCATCTGTTGGCATGATCCGTGAGATCTTCCTCTCAGGCGGCGCCCCCCTCTTCAAGAGGGCAGACACCATCCTCACCCTGAAGCCATTCGGTCCGGAGGAGTGCCTCGCTATCCTCGGCGATATCGGGGTGTTGGAACCAGATGATCGCCTCGATCTCTACCTCCTCTTCGGTGGAGCGATCTACTACTATACATATCTTGAGAAGTTCGGATGTACGGATATGGAGAGTGCACTCAGCCGCCTGCTCCTCAATGACTTTGCTCCGCTTGCATACGAGATGAGAGATATCGTTGTTGAGGTGTTTGGCCGCGAACATGCAACCTATTATGAGATACTCGCTGCAATCGCCTCAGGGAAACAGTCGCAGAAAGAGATAGCAGATGCAATCCATATTGCCCCGACATCGCTTCCCACATATCTCCGGGATCTTATCGATCTCCTCGGGATCATCGAGTACCGCACACCCGTCACCGAGAGGGGCAGGCGCTCGAAGATGGGCAGGTACATCTTCTCAGACAACTTCTTCCGGTTCTATGCCCGATACATTTACCGAAACAGAAGCCTCTACCAGTCCGGCCGCTACGGAAAGCTGCTGAACCTGATCCAGGATGAGTGGAAGGGCTTCTCGGGGTTTGCATTTGAAGAGATGGTGAGAACCCTTCTCAGGGAAAGCCTCATCCCGGAATATGATGCAGTCGGCTCATGGTGGAACCGCCGGGGAGACGAGATCGATCTCCTCGCCTTATCCGGGGGAGCAGATCTTGTGGTGGAGATCAAGAACACAACACTCACCCGCTCCGAGGCATATTCCCTTCTCACCTCTTTACAAGCCAAACTTCCCGCCGTGCAGGGGCTCTCCGAGCAGGTAACGCTCGGCATCGCTGCCCGTGAGATTGAGGATAGAGAAGAGTTAAGGGAAGAGGGTTTTTACTGTATGGAGATTGAGGAGATGCTTGGGCAGAACACTATGAAGAAGGCAAAAGAGACGTGA